A genomic stretch from Sinorhizobium terangae includes:
- a CDS encoding TadE/TadG family type IV pilus assembly protein, producing MATERKTSSLRNCALRGLLRRFFGDRKGATAIEFALLALPFFVIVFASIETFVAFAGEQLLANATDTLARKIRTGEITFEDSSKPGFKTKEQFRQAFCDEIAILMPCSATEVNEPNKLYLDVRNITDLTQFPTAVPRIGSSSSSDLDTSGFQFTPGGAGAFTMVRAYYRWEVITDLVRPYVTNLRPAGSSMPRDFLMVATATFRNENY from the coding sequence ATGGCGACTGAGCGAAAGACATCATCTCTGCGGAACTGTGCGCTCCGCGGCCTGCTTCGGCGCTTTTTCGGCGATCGAAAGGGCGCGACGGCGATAGAGTTCGCGCTCCTGGCTCTTCCCTTCTTTGTGATTGTCTTCGCATCGATCGAAACCTTCGTCGCCTTTGCGGGCGAGCAACTGCTCGCCAACGCGACGGACACGCTGGCACGGAAAATCCGCACCGGGGAGATTACCTTCGAGGACAGCAGCAAGCCCGGCTTCAAGACGAAAGAGCAGTTCCGCCAGGCCTTTTGCGACGAGATCGCGATCCTGATGCCCTGCTCGGCGACCGAAGTAAACGAGCCCAACAAGCTCTATCTCGATGTTCGAAATATCACGGATCTCACGCAGTTTCCGACCGCGGTTCCAAGGATTGGTTCCTCCTCGTCCTCCGATCTGGACACGAGCGGCTTTCAGTTCACGCCGGGAGGGGCCGGAGCGTTCACGATGGTGCGCGCCTACTATCGTTGGGAAGTGATAACCGACCTTGTCCGGCCCTATGTCACGAATCTCCGCCCTGCAGGCAGCAGCATGCCCCGGGATTTCCTAATGGTCGCAACTGCGACCTTCCGCAACGAAAATTACTGA
- a CDS encoding pilus assembly protein N-terminal domain-containing protein: MFAPFATHAQEQMMRVYMDHARVLKLDRPVSKVIIGNSEVADATVADSKTIVLTGRNFGTTNLVILDQDGNAIVDERILVSIDEGNTVRVYKQTSRTVLSCTPNCERHAERQASAAGAN, from the coding sequence ATGTTCGCGCCGTTCGCCACGCATGCGCAGGAACAGATGATGCGCGTGTATATGGATCACGCGCGCGTACTGAAGCTCGACCGGCCGGTCAGCAAGGTGATCATTGGTAATTCGGAAGTCGCCGATGCGACGGTCGCGGATTCGAAGACGATTGTGCTGACGGGGCGTAACTTCGGCACGACCAATCTCGTAATCCTTGACCAGGACGGAAACGCCATCGTCGATGAACGCATTCTGGTGTCGATCGACGAAGGCAATACAGTGCGTGTCTACAAGCAGACTTCGCGCACGGTCCTTTCCTGCACGCCCAACTGCGAGCGCCACGCCGAGCGCCAGGCATCGGCTGCAGGCGCCAACTGA
- a CDS encoding Flp family type IVb pilin, with product MKTIFARLMKDESGATAIEYGLIAALISVALITGATSLGGTLNTLFVDLGNKMTTAEGKF from the coding sequence ATGAAGACCATTTTCGCTCGCCTTATGAAGGACGAGTCCGGTGCGACGGCAATCGAATACGGCCTGATCGCAGCCCTGATCTCTGTCGCCCTGATCACCGGCGCAACGTCGCTTGGCGGCACGCTGAACACGCTTTTTGTCGATCTCGGCAACAAGATGACCACGGCTGAAGGCAAGTTCTAA
- a CDS encoding Flp family type IVb pilin, whose product MKTIFARLLKDETGATAIEYGLIAALISVALITGATSLGGTLNTLFVDLGNKMTTAESAF is encoded by the coding sequence ATGAAGACGATTTTCGCTCGCCTGCTGAAGGACGAAACCGGTGCGACTGCCATCGAATACGGCTTGATCGCAGCTCTGATCTCGGTTGCCCTGATCACCGGCGCGACGTCGCTTGGCGGAACGCTGAACACACTCTTTGTCGATCTTGGTAACAAGATGACCACGGCTGAAAGCGCGTTCTAA
- a CDS encoding A24 family peptidase, translating into MIIACILVIFPLCLTLAAFTDLLTMTIPNRVSVILLGAFIVVAPFAGLDIGQIGLHVLAAIAVFAVCFCLFALNVMGGGDAKLLTASAIWFGLNVSLVAFLVYVSIFGGILTLAVLFLRKQENTILASGIPVPALLLTAKKIPYGVAIALGGFAAYPSSPLMQAAFAQLS; encoded by the coding sequence ATGATAATTGCCTGTATTTTGGTCATTTTTCCGCTCTGCCTTACCCTTGCGGCTTTCACCGATCTTCTCACGATGACAATTCCGAACCGGGTGTCGGTCATCCTGCTAGGCGCGTTCATTGTCGTCGCACCCTTCGCCGGGCTCGACATTGGACAGATCGGCCTTCACGTCTTGGCGGCTATCGCTGTTTTTGCTGTCTGCTTCTGCCTGTTCGCGCTTAACGTCATGGGCGGAGGTGACGCCAAGCTCCTGACCGCAAGCGCCATTTGGTTCGGCCTCAACGTCTCGCTCGTCGCGTTCCTTGTTTACGTATCCATTTTTGGCGGCATCCTGACGCTCGCCGTTCTGTTCCTGCGCAAGCAGGAGAACACGATCCTCGCCAGCGGCATCCCGGTACCGGCCCTGCTTCTGACTGCCAAGAAGATCCCGTACGGCGTTGCCATCGCGCTTGGTGGCTTTGCGGCCTATCCCTCATCGCCACTGATGCAGGCTGCATTCGCGCAGCTTTCATAA
- the cpaB gene encoding Flp pilus assembly protein CpaB, giving the protein MKPVRIIILAVAVTSAAMAGLLAMKLTRGPAPQTAEPVIEQAPTVNVLVASKSLPVGSRLGADAIHWMAWPKDGIVEGLITEENRPGAIEDLSGAVVRLPIFTGEPVRQEKIADSSSRIMSSLLPAGKRAVATEITVATGAGGFILPNDRVDVIMVRKSENDGVYLTETVLSNVRVLAIDQQVEEKDDGSKSVVGTTATLELTPDQSKVMTVAQQMAERISLALRSVADAQEADTNAADYLLSGDGQPSIQLIKSGSIVKSDGATGQNEK; this is encoded by the coding sequence ATGAAACCGGTGCGCATCATCATTCTGGCGGTAGCCGTGACCTCGGCTGCCATGGCCGGGCTGCTCGCGATGAAGCTGACCCGTGGTCCCGCGCCGCAAACAGCCGAGCCGGTCATCGAGCAGGCGCCGACAGTCAATGTGCTGGTCGCCAGCAAGAGCCTGCCGGTCGGCTCGCGACTTGGAGCCGACGCGATCCATTGGATGGCCTGGCCGAAAGACGGCATCGTCGAAGGACTGATTACCGAGGAAAACCGTCCGGGTGCAATCGAAGACCTTTCAGGCGCCGTCGTGCGTCTGCCGATCTTTACCGGCGAGCCGGTTCGCCAGGAAAAAATCGCCGATTCCTCGAGCCGCATCATGTCGTCGCTGTTGCCTGCGGGAAAGCGGGCGGTTGCGACAGAAATCACCGTTGCCACGGGCGCGGGCGGCTTCATCCTGCCGAACGACCGCGTCGACGTCATCATGGTGCGCAAGTCCGAGAACGACGGCGTCTATCTGACCGAGACGGTGCTGAGCAACGTCCGGGTACTGGCGATCGATCAGCAGGTCGAAGAGAAGGACGACGGCTCGAAATCGGTGGTCGGTACCACCGCGACGCTGGAACTGACGCCCGATCAATCCAAGGTCATGACGGTTGCACAGCAGATGGCCGAGCGCATTTCGCTGGCGCTTCGCAGCGTCGCCGATGCGCAGGAGGCCGATACCAACGCTGCAGACTATCTTTTGAGCGGTGACGGCCAGCCGAGCATTCAGCTCATCAAATCGGGCTCCATCGTCAAAAGCGACGGTGCCACTGGCCAGAACGAGAAATGA
- a CDS encoding type II and III secretion system protein family protein, with amino-acid sequence MALPVVPAAEAAASSVVRIANSGPGVKKTISLGLNKAVVVDLPTDAHDILVADPSLADAVTRTSRRIYLFGKAVGQTNIFVFGPNGEEIVSLEIAVERDVAGLEANLRRFIPDADINVEIVSDNVVLTGTVRTPLDSTKAVDLAQAFLKGGEATTRNITAQGNNGDADIFAEDRQTSQIVNLLTIEGDDQVTLKVTVAEVSRQVLKQLGFNGSVGDGESGIGFRNPANLGDAISVGANALIKGSIGPTTISSYINAMEQAGVMRTLAEPSLTAISGQEAKFYVGGEFRLSGVQEVKKDDATGEPTVTREVNDVEYGIRLNFKPVVLGPGRISLAIETDVSEPTYEGSVVTGNGANAIPGNTFLGIRRREASTSVELPSGGSIVIAGLVQDNIRQAMSGLPGAAKIPILGTLFRSKDFQRNETELVIIATPYLVRPVARSAISRPDDNFNPANDLDSFFLGRVNRIYGRPEAPAPVGRYHGNVGFIYK; translated from the coding sequence ATGGCACTGCCGGTCGTGCCTGCGGCCGAGGCGGCCGCATCGTCGGTCGTAAGAATCGCAAACAGCGGTCCGGGCGTCAAAAAAACAATCAGCCTCGGCCTCAACAAGGCCGTCGTCGTCGATCTCCCAACGGATGCCCACGACATCCTGGTCGCCGATCCGTCGCTCGCCGATGCGGTCACCCGCACCTCCCGGCGCATCTATTTGTTCGGCAAGGCCGTCGGTCAGACGAATATTTTCGTCTTCGGGCCGAACGGCGAGGAAATCGTCAGTCTTGAGATTGCGGTCGAGCGTGATGTCGCCGGCCTCGAAGCGAATCTCCGCCGCTTCATTCCGGATGCGGACATCAACGTCGAAATCGTTTCGGACAACGTCGTCCTCACCGGCACCGTCCGCACGCCGCTCGACTCCACCAAGGCAGTCGATTTAGCGCAGGCCTTCCTCAAAGGCGGTGAGGCGACGACGCGCAACATCACCGCACAGGGAAACAACGGCGACGCGGATATCTTCGCCGAAGACCGGCAAACCTCCCAGATCGTCAATTTGCTGACGATCGAGGGTGACGACCAGGTGACGTTGAAGGTGACCGTCGCCGAAGTCAGCAGGCAGGTGCTGAAGCAACTCGGCTTCAACGGCAGCGTCGGGGACGGCGAGAGCGGTATCGGTTTCCGCAATCCTGCCAACCTTGGTGACGCTATCAGTGTGGGGGCCAATGCCCTCATCAAGGGATCGATCGGTCCAACGACCATTTCGAGCTACATCAACGCCATGGAACAGGCAGGCGTCATGCGGACGCTTGCCGAGCCCAGTCTGACCGCTATTTCCGGGCAGGAGGCCAAGTTCTATGTCGGCGGAGAATTCCGCCTGTCGGGTGTGCAGGAAGTAAAGAAGGATGACGCAACGGGCGAACCGACGGTTACGCGCGAGGTGAACGATGTCGAATATGGAATTCGATTGAACTTCAAACCCGTCGTTCTCGGTCCCGGTCGCATAAGCCTGGCGATCGAGACGGATGTGTCCGAGCCGACCTATGAGGGCTCGGTCGTGACGGGCAACGGCGCAAACGCCATACCCGGCAATACTTTCCTTGGCATCCGCCGGCGCGAGGCTTCGACGAGCGTCGAACTGCCCTCCGGCGGCTCCATCGTCATCGCCGGTCTGGTCCAGGACAATATTCGCCAGGCGATGTCGGGCCTGCCGGGCGCTGCTAAAATCCCGATCCTCGGCACGCTGTTCCGCAGCAAGGATTTCCAGCGCAACGAGACGGAGCTCGTCATCATCGCGACGCCCTATCTGGTGCGTCCGGTCGCCCGCAGCGCGATTTCGCGTCCCGACGATAATTTCAATCCGGCCAACGATCTCGACAGCTTCTTCCTCGGCCGCGTCAACCGGATCTACGGACGTCCGGAGGCGCCGGCGCCTGTCGGTCGCTATCACGGCAATGTCGGCTTCATCTACAAATAG
- a CDS encoding CpaD family pilus assembly protein encodes MFLDRSRLPMLALAIAAGLLAGCGTKDKLATGALPDDYRTRHPIVIAEAEQTIDIPVASGDTRLSQGTRDVVRGFAAEYRNVSTGVIQIVLPRGSANSHAAQVVRRDIRRQLAAVGIPAKRVIETGYEAGATGDAAPIRLSYVAIAAQTAPCGEWPEDLTLNTLQNRNYYNFGCATQSNLAAQISNPTDLIGPRQMSPIDAEQRGEVINSWRGTDTDNGGTTIIFN; translated from the coding sequence ATGTTCCTCGACCGAAGCCGTCTTCCCATGCTCGCGCTCGCCATTGCCGCCGGGCTGCTTGCGGGCTGCGGCACCAAGGACAAGCTCGCGACCGGCGCGCTCCCCGACGATTATCGCACACGGCACCCGATCGTCATCGCCGAGGCCGAGCAGACCATCGACATTCCCGTCGCATCCGGCGATACGCGGCTCTCCCAGGGTACGCGCGACGTCGTCCGCGGGTTTGCCGCGGAATACCGCAATGTGTCGACCGGCGTCATCCAGATCGTGCTGCCGCGCGGATCGGCCAATAGCCATGCCGCCCAAGTCGTCCGCAGGGATATCCGCCGTCAGTTGGCAGCGGTCGGGATACCGGCGAAAAGAGTGATCGAAACCGGATATGAAGCTGGTGCAACCGGCGATGCGGCGCCCATTCGCCTGAGCTATGTCGCGATCGCCGCGCAGACCGCACCCTGCGGCGAGTGGCCGGAGGATCTGACGCTCAACACGCTCCAAAACCGCAACTACTACAACTTCGGTTGCGCCACGCAGTCCAATCTCGCCGCCCAGATATCCAATCCGACGGATCTCATTGGCCCGCGCCAGATGTCGCCGATCGATGCCGAGCAGCGTGGCGAAGTAATCAACTCCTGGCGTGGCACGGACACCGACAACGGCGGCACGACAATCATCTTCAATTGA
- a CDS encoding AAA family ATPase has translation MSAIEYSIDSGGAADFSADAARPGDLDQLRPLPRISIHAFCESETVQRLMERCGQDRRMAKVSLRITGGSIAAAANMFASVSTPNLIILEAGTEPRSLLAELAPLAEVCDPSTKVIIIGRHNDIALYRDLIRHGISEYMVAPVSMADVLTAVSAIFVDPEAEPLGRSLAFIGAKGGCGSSIIAHNCAWGISNLFSTETILADLDLPYGTANIDFDQDPPQGISEAVFAPDRLDEVFLDRLLTKCSEHLSLLAAPSMLDRAYDFEAGAFHPILEILQRSAPVSVLDVPHIWSDWTRSVLAEADEVVVTAVPDLASLRNTKNLFDALKKIRPNDKAPHLILNQVGMPKRPEIAPNEFCESLELEAAAIIPFDAVLFGNASNSGRMIAEIDKKSPVAETFSQMAHLLTGRATIKKARKGGLGKVLARLRGR, from the coding sequence ATGAGCGCCATTGAATACAGCATCGACAGCGGCGGAGCGGCGGACTTTTCCGCCGACGCGGCGCGCCCGGGCGACCTCGACCAGTTGAGGCCGCTGCCGCGCATTTCGATTCATGCGTTCTGCGAGAGCGAGACGGTGCAGCGGCTCATGGAGCGTTGCGGCCAGGATCGCCGCATGGCGAAGGTCAGCCTTCGGATCACCGGCGGCAGCATCGCCGCCGCCGCAAACATGTTCGCCAGCGTATCGACCCCGAACCTGATCATCCTGGAAGCCGGCACCGAACCGCGCTCGTTGCTTGCCGAGCTCGCGCCCTTGGCGGAAGTTTGCGATCCGAGCACCAAGGTGATCATTATCGGCCGCCACAACGACATCGCGCTCTATCGTGATCTGATCCGCCACGGCATTTCAGAATACATGGTTGCCCCGGTGTCGATGGCGGATGTCCTGACGGCGGTTTCGGCGATCTTCGTCGACCCCGAGGCCGAGCCTCTGGGTCGCAGCCTTGCCTTCATCGGCGCGAAGGGCGGCTGCGGCTCGTCGATCATCGCCCACAATTGCGCCTGGGGCATTTCCAATCTGTTTTCGACGGAGACCATCCTCGCCGATCTCGACCTGCCATATGGCACGGCGAACATCGATTTCGACCAGGATCCGCCGCAGGGCATTTCGGAAGCGGTGTTTGCACCGGACAGACTGGACGAGGTCTTCCTCGACCGCCTTCTGACGAAATGTTCCGAGCATTTGTCCCTGCTTGCCGCGCCTTCAATGCTCGATCGCGCTTACGATTTCGAGGCAGGCGCCTTCCATCCGATCCTCGAAATTCTGCAGCGCAGCGCGCCTGTCTCGGTCCTTGACGTGCCGCATATCTGGTCCGATTGGACACGCTCGGTTCTGGCCGAGGCCGACGAAGTGGTCGTCACGGCCGTTCCGGACCTCGCCAGCCTCAGAAACACCAAGAACCTCTTCGACGCGCTGAAGAAAATCCGTCCGAACGACAAGGCGCCACACCTCATCCTCAACCAGGTGGGCATGCCGAAGCGGCCGGAAATCGCACCGAACGAGTTCTGCGAGTCGCTCGAGCTAGAAGCCGCCGCCATCATCCCCTTCGATGCGGTTCTTTTCGGCAACGCCTCCAACAGCGGACGCATGATCGCGGAAATCGACAAGAAATCTCCGGTCGCAGAGACCTTCTCGCAGATGGCGCATCTCCTGACCGGGCGCGCGACGATCAAGAAGGCACGCAAGGGGGGACTCGGCAAGGTGCTGGCCCGGCTCCGCGGGCGGTAG
- a CDS encoding CpaF family protein — MFGKRGNEGFGKAGVTSPVVPPPMPAAQPIAVERPVAPVIAEAVVAPVRPQPAAPPARRRATRDEDYYDTKSQVFSALIDTIDLSQLSKLDTESAREEIRDIVNDIITIKNFAMSIAEQEELLDDICNDVLGYGPLEPLLARDDIADIMVNGAGQTFIEVGGKVQESEIRFRDNAQLLSICQRIVSQVGRRVDESSPICDARLPDGSRVNVIAPPLAIDGTALTIRKFKKDKLTLEQLVRFGSITPEGAVLLQIIGRVRCNIVISGGTGSGKTTLLNCLTRYIDSDERVITCEDSAELQLQQPHVVRLETRPPNIEGEGEITMRDLIKNCLRMRPERIIVGEVRGPEVFDLLQAMNTGHDGSMGTIHANTPRECLSRMESMIAMGGYTLPAKTVREIIAGSIDVIIQASRLRDGSRRITHITEVVGMEGDVIITQDLMRYEMDGEDANGRIIGRHVSTGIGRPHFWDRARYFNEDKRLAATLDAMEKN, encoded by the coding sequence ATGTTTGGCAAACGCGGAAATGAAGGTTTTGGCAAGGCTGGTGTAACGAGCCCCGTGGTTCCGCCGCCCATGCCGGCCGCACAGCCGATTGCTGTGGAGCGACCGGTGGCGCCGGTTATCGCCGAAGCCGTTGTCGCCCCGGTCCGTCCGCAACCGGCGGCTCCGCCGGCGCGCCGGCGCGCGACCAGGGACGAAGACTATTACGACACCAAATCGCAGGTCTTTTCTGCGCTGATCGACACGATCGACCTCTCGCAGCTCTCAAAGCTCGACACCGAGAGCGCGCGCGAAGAAATTCGCGATATCGTCAACGATATCATCACCATCAAGAATTTCGCGATGTCGATCGCCGAGCAGGAGGAACTGCTCGACGACATCTGCAACGACGTACTCGGATATGGGCCGCTGGAGCCGCTGCTTGCGCGCGACGATATCGCCGACATTATGGTCAATGGCGCTGGCCAGACCTTCATCGAAGTCGGCGGCAAGGTGCAGGAATCGGAAATCCGCTTTCGCGACAACGCGCAATTGCTATCGATCTGCCAGCGCATCGTGAGCCAGGTGGGCCGCCGCGTCGACGAATCGAGCCCGATCTGCGACGCGCGCCTGCCCGACGGATCGCGCGTCAACGTTATCGCCCCACCTTTGGCGATCGATGGCACGGCGCTGACGATCCGCAAGTTCAAGAAAGACAAGCTGACGCTCGAACAATTGGTGCGCTTCGGATCGATCACGCCGGAGGGCGCTGTCCTCCTGCAGATTATCGGCCGCGTCCGCTGCAACATCGTCATTTCCGGCGGTACCGGTTCGGGCAAGACGACGCTGCTCAATTGTCTCACGCGCTACATCGACAGCGACGAGCGGGTCATCACCTGCGAGGATTCGGCTGAACTGCAGCTGCAGCAACCGCATGTGGTGCGCCTCGAAACCCGCCCGCCGAACATCGAGGGCGAGGGCGAGATCACCATGCGCGACCTGATCAAGAACTGCCTGCGCATGCGCCCCGAGCGCATTATCGTCGGCGAAGTGCGCGGACCAGAGGTCTTCGACTTGCTTCAGGCGATGAACACCGGTCACGACGGTTCGATGGGCACGATCCACGCCAACACGCCGCGCGAGTGCCTGAGCCGCATGGAATCGATGATTGCCATGGGCGGCTATACGCTGCCGGCCAAGACGGTTCGGGAAATCATCGCGGGCTCGATCGACGTTATCATCCAGGCTTCGCGCCTGCGCGACGGATCCCGCCGGATCACGCACATCACCGAAGTGGTCGGCATGGAAGGCGACGTGATCATCACGCAGGACCTGATGCGCTACGAGATGGACGGCGAGGACGCCAACGGCCGGATCATCGGCCGGCACGTTTCAACCGGCATCGGCCGGCCGCATTTCTGGGACCGCGCGCGCTATTTCAACGAGGACAAGCGGCTCGCCGCGACGCTCGACGCGATGGAAAAGAACTAG
- a CDS encoding type II secretion system F family protein produces MFGIDITVLALAGLVAVAAAGLAYGVLFSRIESEKKAEGRFRRVSAAETDRTKIKAARDRVTEMSKRRKSVQDSLKELEKKQQEKSAKAAPSMKMRLAQANLSMSVPQFYVFSAIFGLFAFLLTFVASGKLLIAVGVALIAAAGLPRWIVGFMIKRRCKKFLDEFPNALDVMVRSIKSGLPLNDALRLIASDGQEPVKTEFRRVVDSQQVGLTVPEACGRMIQSIPLPEVNFFAIVIAIQAQAGGNLSEALGNLSKVLRERKKMKAKVNALSMEAKASACIIGALPVIVATLVYLTSPEYMLVLFTDPRGHLIMGVSAVWMSIGIFVMRNMINFDI; encoded by the coding sequence ATGTTCGGCATAGACATCACCGTTCTGGCATTGGCTGGCCTCGTCGCGGTCGCGGCGGCTGGACTCGCCTACGGTGTGCTCTTCTCGCGCATCGAGAGCGAGAAGAAGGCCGAAGGCCGCTTCCGCCGGGTCAGCGCTGCAGAGACGGACCGGACCAAGATCAAGGCGGCACGCGATCGCGTCACCGAGATGTCGAAACGGCGCAAATCCGTCCAGGATTCGCTGAAGGAGCTCGAAAAGAAGCAGCAGGAAAAGTCGGCGAAGGCCGCTCCGTCGATGAAGATGCGCTTGGCGCAGGCCAACCTCTCGATGTCGGTGCCGCAGTTTTATGTGTTCAGTGCCATTTTTGGCCTGTTTGCCTTTCTGTTGACATTCGTCGCCAGCGGCAAATTGCTGATTGCCGTCGGCGTCGCGCTGATCGCCGCTGCCGGCTTGCCGCGCTGGATCGTCGGCTTCATGATCAAGCGGCGCTGCAAGAAGTTCCTGGACGAGTTCCCGAATGCACTCGATGTCATGGTGCGCTCGATCAAGTCCGGTCTGCCGCTGAACGACGCGCTGAGGCTGATTGCCAGCGACGGACAGGAGCCGGTCAAGACGGAATTCCGTCGGGTCGTGGATTCCCAGCAGGTGGGCCTCACTGTGCCGGAAGCCTGCGGTCGCATGATCCAGAGCATTCCCCTCCCGGAGGTGAATTTCTTTGCGATCGTGATCGCCATTCAGGCACAGGCGGGCGGCAACCTTTCGGAAGCGCTCGGCAATCTCTCCAAGGTCCTGCGCGAGCGCAAGAAGATGAAGGCGAAGGTGAATGCCTTGTCCATGGAGGCCAAGGCATCCGCCTGCATCATCGGCGCGCTGCCTGTCATCGTTGCGACGCTCGTCTATCTTACGTCGCCCGAATACATGTTGGTCCTCTTCACCGACCCGCGCGGCCACCTCATCATGGGGGTATCCGCCGTCTGGATGAGCATAGGCATCTTCGTGATGCGCAACATGATCAATTTCGACATTTGA
- a CDS encoding type II secretion system F family protein codes for MAVLATFYSLVVPFFEQGDLTKRMKAVATEREQIRARERVRLNAEAASGKASLRAQNNTSVRQIVERLNLKQALVDDNTVNRLKTAGYRSQNALNTFLFARFCLPFLFLIIAVVYIFVLGNFADKPLMLRLLFAVGFAYLGFYAPNIFIANAVSKRQHSIRRAWPDALDLLLICVESGVSMELAMRRVADEIAAQSPPLAEELVLTTAELSFLPDRRVALENLGLRTGIEDVKSVTQALIQADRYGTPVAQALRVLAQESRDQRMNAAEKKAAALPPKLTVPMILFFLPVLVAVILGPAGIQVADKF; via the coding sequence ATGGCGGTGCTGGCGACGTTTTATTCGCTTGTGGTTCCCTTCTTCGAGCAAGGCGATCTGACGAAGCGGATGAAAGCGGTGGCGACCGAACGCGAACAGATTCGCGCCCGCGAGCGCGTACGCCTGAACGCCGAGGCTGCCAGCGGCAAGGCGAGCCTCAGGGCGCAGAACAACACCTCGGTGCGGCAGATCGTCGAGCGGCTGAACCTGAAGCAGGCGCTGGTGGATGACAACACGGTCAACCGCCTGAAGACGGCAGGCTATCGATCACAGAACGCGCTCAATACCTTTCTCTTTGCCCGCTTCTGCCTGCCTTTCCTGTTTCTGATCATTGCCGTCGTCTACATCTTCGTGCTGGGGAATTTTGCCGACAAACCATTGATGCTCAGGCTGCTCTTCGCCGTGGGCTTCGCCTATCTCGGTTTCTACGCGCCGAATATCTTCATCGCCAATGCCGTCTCCAAGCGCCAGCACTCGATCCGCCGTGCCTGGCCCGACGCGCTGGACCTTCTGCTGATCTGCGTCGAATCGGGCGTCTCCATGGAACTGGCCATGCGTCGCGTTGCCGACGAGATCGCGGCGCAATCGCCGCCGCTCGCCGAAGAGCTGGTGCTGACGACCGCCGAGCTTTCGTTCCTGCCGGATCGGCGCGTCGCACTCGAAAATCTCGGCCTGCGCACCGGCATCGAGGATGTAAAGTCGGTGACCCAGGCGCTGATCCAGGCCGATCGTTACGGCACCCCCGTGGCGCAGGCCCTGCGCGTGCTGGCGCAGGAAAGCCGTGACCAGCGCATGAATGCGGCGGAAAAGAAGGCAGCGGCACTGCCGCCGAAGCTCACCGTCCCGATGATCCTCTTCTTCCTGCCGGTCCTCGTCGCCGTCATTTTGGGCCCGGCGGGGATACAGGTTGCGGACAAGTTTTAG
- a CDS encoding tetratricopeptide repeat protein: MTAEATSLLPRLVQGTAVALVALSLVGCAGQQKKELTTGSIPTLSKPVQSMNATELSQAAESIGQAYERNPKDREAGLNYANLLRMTGRNEQALAVMQQVAINHPSDREVLGAYGKAQAAAGQLEQALATISRAQTPDRPDWKLKSAEGAVLDQLGRSSEARLRYREALDLRPNEPSVLSNLGMSYLLTKDLKTAETYLKSAADQPGADSSVRQNLALAVGLQGRFQEAEAIARQELTAEQAEANVAYLRSMLSQQGAWKQLAKADDGNTN; the protein is encoded by the coding sequence ATGACCGCTGAAGCCACTTCCCTACTCCCTCGTCTCGTTCAGGGTACAGCCGTCGCGCTTGTCGCGCTGTCGCTTGTCGGCTGCGCCGGCCAACAGAAGAAGGAGCTCACCACCGGCTCGATCCCGACGCTCTCGAAACCCGTGCAGTCGATGAACGCAACCGAACTGTCGCAGGCGGCAGAGAGCATAGGACAGGCCTATGAGCGCAATCCCAAGGATCGCGAGGCGGGCCTCAACTACGCCAACCTGTTGCGCATGACCGGCCGCAACGAGCAGGCACTTGCCGTCATGCAGCAGGTGGCGATCAACCATCCTTCGGACCGCGAGGTTCTGGGTGCCTACGGCAAGGCGCAGGCAGCAGCCGGTCAGCTCGAACAGGCATTGGCGACGATCAGCCGGGCGCAAACGCCGGACCGTCCGGATTGGAAGCTGAAATCCGCGGAGGGTGCCGTCCTCGACCAGCTCGGCCGGTCGTCGGAAGCGCGCCTCAGGTACCGCGAGGCCCTCGATCTTCGCCCCAACGAGCCCTCCGTGCTCTCCAATCTCGGCATGTCCTATCTGCTGACAAAGGATCTGAAGACCGCCGAGACCTATCTCAAATCGGCCGCCGATCAGCCCGGCGCCGACAGCAGCGTGCGGCAGAACCTCGCGCTCGCTGTCGGCCTCCAAGGGCGCTTCCAGGAAGCCGAAGCGATCGCCCGGCAGGAATTGACAGCAGAGCAAGCCGAAGCGAACGTCGCCTATCTGAGATCCATGCTGTCACAGCAGGGCGCCTGGAAGCAGCTCGCCAAGGCGGACGACGGGAATACCAATTAG